In Bombus huntii isolate Logan2020A chromosome 9, iyBomHunt1.1, whole genome shotgun sequence, a single window of DNA contains:
- the LOC126869144 gene encoding tyramine/octopamine receptor — protein MNSSGESGGTMTEDYEVTGCGLPEEETGSNLPVWEAAAASLALGFLVLTTVLGNALVILSVFTYRPLRIVQNFFIVSLAVADLAVAILVMPFNVAYLLLGKWIFGIHLCKLWLTCDVLCCTASILNLCAIALDRYWAITDPINYAQKRTLKRVLATIAGVWILSGAISSPPLAGWNDWPEELEPGTPCQLTRRQGYVIYSSLGSFFIPLLLMSLVYLEIFLATRRRLRERARQSRINAVQSTRHREVDDAEESVSSETNHNERSTPRSHAKPSLIDDEPTEVTIGGGGTVTTSSSRRTTSGRAPATTTTVYQFIEERQRISLSKERRAARTLGVIMGVFVVCWLPFFLMYVIVPFCPACCPSDRMVYFITWLGYVNSALNPLIYTIFNLDYRRAFRRLLRIR, from the coding sequence ATGAATTCGAGCGGAGAATCAGGCGGCACGATGACCGAAGACTACGAGGTAACAGGCTGCGGCCTGCCGGAAGAGGAAACAGGATCAAACTTGCCAGTTTGGGAAGCCGCAGCCGCCTCTTTGGCGCTAGGCTTCCTCGTTCTCACCACGGTGCTCGGCAACGCGTTGGTGATCCTCAGTGTGTTCACCTACAGACCTCTGCGAATCGTTCAGAACTTCTTCATCGTCTCGCTGGCGGTCGCCGATCTCGCGGTCGCCATCTTAGTGATGCCTTTCAACGTCGCCTATCTTCTTCTGGGCAAGTGGATCTTCGGTATACACCTTTGTAAATTGTGGTTAACCTGCGACGTGCTCTGTTGCACCGCGAGCATACTGAATCTGTGCGCGATCGCGCTCGATCGTTACTGGGCGATCACCGATCCTATCAATTACGCGCAGAAACGAACGCTGAAGAGGGTTCTAGCGACGATAGCGGGCGTGTGGATATTGTCCGGTGCGATCAGTTCGCCGCCTTTGGCTGGTTGGAACGACTGGCCGGAAGAATTGGAGCCAGGGACACCCTGTCAGTTAACCAGAAGACAGGGCTACGTGATTTACTCGTCGTTAGGCTCGTTCTTTATTCCTCTGTTGTTGATGAGCCTGGTGTATCTCGAGATCTTCTTAGCGACGAGAAGAAGACTGAGAGAACGAGCCAGGCAAAGTAGAATAAACGCTGTGCAATCGACCAGACATCGCGAGGTAGACGACGCGGAAGAGTCTGTCAGTTCGGAAACTAACCATAACGAAAGATCGACGCCTCGATCGCACGCCAAACCATCGTTGATCGACGACGAACCGACCGAGGTAACGATAGGAGGTGGCGGCACCGTGACCACGTCCTCCTCCAGGAGGACGACCAGTGGCCGAGCACCGGCGACAACCACCACCGTGTATCAATTCATCGAGGAACGACAAAGAATCTCGTTGTCGAAGGAGAGACGAGCCGCGAGGACGCTGGGCGTGATCATGGGCGTTTTCGTCGTCTGCTGGCTACCGTTCTTCCTCATGTACGTGATCGTACCGTTCTGTCCGGCTTGTTGTCCATCGGACCGGATGGTCTACTTCATCACGTGGCTCGGTTACGTGAACAGCGCGCTGAATCCGCTCATCTACACGATCTTCAATCTTGACTATAGAAGAGCGTTCAGAAGGCTGCTGCGCATTCGTTGA
- the LOC126869138 gene encoding ionotropic receptor 25a-like, producing the protein MTIGSRPIYRAVTGIAPPYVMYNNTSGTFYGYCIDLLNDIGSLAGFDYTIRKSFDEKYGDLDPKTGLWNGMIYELTSNMSDIAVGPIWITSSRAQVVDFAVPYQRPSGFTIMMLKKRRQVPFLRFLMILEIDVWIGFAFAFLFTIFLLYSLERYSPFSYRNNRPKYRNEADDRFSSLKECFWFAFTSITPHGGGEMPKNLSGKIVAGTWWLFGFVMVAAYSANLAAYETLERLQRNIESMDDLRKQYRVRYSTVANSSTFKYFLAMTRMEEWFYTNWRRMALDENTPEANRSDYAVWDYPFEDKFTKMYLAMKDTGFVRSVEEAVKMVREANHTYEFAFIAEAITVKYLTLTNCDFRQIGQEFGKKPFAFAVQRDSPLRTKLNDAITKLAIERRLNALEKKWWDENPSRANCPADKDFNAGFDVDNLAVTFLLILLGISLAVLILCLQYCWYCYQLNRRIKKVGLYATTRFTSRRK; encoded by the exons ATGACCATCGGAAGCAGACCGATCTATCGAGCGGTAACGGGAATCGCTCCACCGTATGTCATGTACAATAATACCAGTGGCACTTTTTACGGATATTGCATCGATCTTCTGAACGACATTGGATCGTTGGCGGGTTTCGATTACACGATCAGAAAGTCTTTCGACGAAAAATACGGGGATTTGGATCCGAAGACTGGGCTTTGGAACGGTATGATCTACGAGTTAACGAGCAATATGTCGGACATCGCTGTCGGACCCATATGGATCACATCCAGCAGGGCTCAG GTAGTCGACTTCGCTGTTCCGTACCAAAGACCAAGCGGTTTCACGATAATGATGCTGAAGAAAAGGAGGCAAGTCCCGTTCCTCAGGTTCCTAATGATCTTGGAGATCGATGTCTGGATAGGTTTTGCGTTCGCTTTCCTCTTCAcgatatttctattatatagTCTGGAGAGGTACTCGCCCTTTAGCTACCGGAACAATCGGCCAAAGTATCGGAACGAGGCGGACGATCGATTCTCCTCGTTGAAGGAGTGTTTCTGGTTCGCGTTCACGTCAATCACTCCCCACGGAGGAGGAGAAATGCCCAAAAATTTATCAGGGAAAATAGTGGCCGGGACCTGGTGGCTGTTTGGCTTCGTCATGGTCGCCGCTTACTCTGCCAATCTCGCGGCCTATGAAACTCTAGAACGGTTGCAGAGAAACATCGAGTCAATGGACGACCTTAGAAAGCAGTATCGAGTTCGGTATTCCACTGTGGCCAATTCCTCgactttcaaatatttcttagCAATGACAAGGATGGAGGAATGGTTCTACAC GAACTGGAGACGTATGGCGTTAGACGAGAATACACCAGAAGCAAACAGATCCGATTATGCCGTGTGGGATTATCCGTTCGAGGACAAGTTCACGAAGATGTATCTTGCGATGAAGGACACGGGATTTGTTCGGAGCGTGGAAGAAGCGGTGAAAATGGTGCGGGAAGCAAACCACACTTACGAGTTCGCCTTTATAGCGGAAGCTATAACCGTAAAATATCTGACGTTGACGAACTGCGACTTCAGACAGATCGGGCAAGAGTTTGGCAAGAAACCGTTCGCTTTTGCGGTACAGAGGGACTCTCCTTTGAGAACGAAGCTCAATGACGC GATTACCAAGCTGGCAATTGAACGGAGATTAAACGCTCTGGAGAAGAAATGGTGGGACGAAAATCCTTCGAGAGCGAATTGCCCGGCTGACAAGGATTTTAACGCGGGCTTCGACGTCGACAATTTGGCTGTTACATTCTTGCTAATCCTTCTCGGTATATCGCTCGCTGTTCTAATACTCTGCCTTCAATATTGCTGGTATTGCTATCAGTTAaatagaagaataaaaaaagtagGCCTCTATGCGACAACGCGATTCACTTctcgtagaaaataa